In the Paramisgurnus dabryanus chromosome 5, PD_genome_1.1, whole genome shotgun sequence genome, one interval contains:
- the LOC135727274 gene encoding uncharacterized protein, whose product MKTLKEQWEAAVEQLLSGLEERERLKKTQKLQEMYEEWKQLKGYEDRTKTSLKEQVIVQESEAHRKFQREDKKEVGFLARKKHDKEVKRLREEFHLWHSMAVSCVALVQLDRERQETEKKVEIKKSDLKEKEANKIQEGREIASIYPALPPTAPPPYAPPHTQLPVFEVQKGVLDMEQREGNRWKIKSGKLNLITENETEEREIARETAELMRTHREQAAQAEQKMAALEKELREQWNSVVQERTFQPGAQSTPGETLSSRFITVDETESQIEVEEQGTYPVEIRGEMKVGKRMKEESRYN is encoded by the coding sequence ATGAAGACTCTTAAAGAGCAATGGGAGGCAGCCGTAGAACAGCTTTTGAGTGGGTTAGAAGAAAGAGAAAGGCTCAAAAAGACTCAGAAATTGCAAGAAATGTATGAAGAATGGAAACAACTTAAGGGTTACGAAGATAGGACGAAGACAAGTTTGAAAGAGCAAGTAATTGTTCAAGAAAGTGAAGCGCACAGGAAGTTTCAGAGAGAGGACAAAAAGGAAGTGGGGTTTCTAGCTAGAAAGAAGCATGACAAGGAAGTGAAGAGACTACGTGAAGAGTTTCATTTGTGGCATAGTATGGCAGTTAGTTGTGTGGCTTTGGTACAGTTGGATAGAGAGAGACAAGAGACAGAAAAGaaagtagaaataaaaaaaagtgaCCTTAAAgagaaggaagcaaacaaaatTCAGGAGGGGAGGGAAATAGCATCCATATATCCAGCACTGCCACCCACTGCTCCACCTCCATATGCCCCGCCCCATACACAGTTGCCAGTATTTGAAGTACAAAAGGGTGTGTTGGACATGGAGCAGCGGGAGGGAAATCGCTGGAAAATAAAATCAGGgaaattaaatttaataacagaAAACGAGACAGAGGAGAGAGAAATAGCAAGAGAAACAGCTGAATTGATGAGAACACATAGAGAGCAAGCGGCACAGGCAGAACAGAAGATGGCAGCTCTGGAGAAAGAACTGAGGGAACAATGGAATAGCGTAGTACAGGAGAGGACATTTCAACCCGGAGCACAAAGCACCCCAGGAGAAACATTGAGTAGCAGATTCATAACAGTGGACGAGACTGAGAGTCAGATAGAGGTTGAAGAACAGGGAACATATCCAGTTGAAATCAGAGGAGAAATGAAGGTGGGTAAGAGGATGAAAGAGGAGAGCAGATATAACTAG
- the LOC135774481 gene encoding uncharacterized protein — protein sequence MAEATTTRKKRKVLSEETRKRKRESDRSKGRTRIIIGPAFARWRELKEEEGFVTDADLAVMLLDYYESRGPATSTPYKGECTSKPPGPPVSSVTDSSDHDRGREMVLSGVEELITESQKVDVLESSMHSLAISEEPDDDLEAANDLQNSMIEMEEAVCLEDEDSDEDYVPFIYLRSTRRGAEIEKLPEIHIDEAVLDVEDVPIVPEEDQRFPFEHKVETVEDLIGKKANICYNDNLLSLARYMQLPVQFCQFRDPILGTQCNGRPPFHVQLKSRGTGVILEWVCTHGHTVWHWNSQPVLKFGMQGGDFMLSTNILLSGNNHRKIHLLFNFMCMGMVSESTFFAIQSEYCLKPVEEFWEESRERVLNRLRQKTEVVVLGDGRMDSPGHCAQYCTYTMIELETRDIVHIVSEDKRKCGRNSVILEKVCFESTMDCLLNEIPIKEVVTDAHRQISALLDPVRGKYKDWSLTHSLDVWHASKNLGRKLREAAKGKENSVLMHWVKDIVNHFWYCCQHATTVEQFKLLWHGVLHHVRNEHTWATGFCEHEPLDDSSREKPWIQQGSAAHQTLTAIVLNKRWLKDVKKYITFRTTSDLESFQNHILMYAGKRFAYKYKVYRTRVFLAAIDYNYHNGREHRRNRKGEKIYRRYYNKKLKNWSVHVTKEAKTYAYIPDLQKAIFRKRLESGSGIPRRRTLSQDDPERLGLVGTAETPPPTAELVARHISRGAMALVMED from the exons atggccgaAGCAACAACCACGAGAAAGAAACGCAAGGTTTTGTctgaggagaccagaaagagaaaacgGGAGAGTGATCGAAGTAAAGGAAGGACGAGGATCATTATTGGGCCAGCGTTTGCTCGCTGGCGTGAACTGAAGGAGGAGGAGGGCTTCGTGACCGATGCGGACTTGGCCGTCATGCTTTTGGACTA cTACGAAAGCAGAGGTCCAGCAACTTCCACACCATATAAAGGAGAGTGCACATCAAAACCTCCTGGACCACCAGTATCGAGTGTTACAGACTCTTCGGATCATGACAG gGGGAGAGAAATGGTCCTTTCCGGTGTAGAGGAGTTGATCACAGAAAGTCAAAAAGTTGATGTGCTTGAATCAAG TATGCACTCGTTGGCTATTTCAGAGGAACCTGATGATGACCTAGAGGCTGCTAATGATTTGCAGAATAGTAT GATTGAGATGGAGGAAGCTGTTTGCTTGGAAGATGAAGACTCTGATGAGGATTATGTTCCTTTCATCTATCTACG GTCTACAAGAAGGGGGGCAGAGATTGAGAAGCTACCTGAAATACACATAGATGAGGCTGTGCTGGATGTAGAGGATGTGCCCATAGTTCCTGAGGAAGACCAACGCTTTCCTTTCGAACACAAAGTTGAGACTGTAGAGGACCTCATAGGAAAGAAAGCGAACATCTGCTACAATGACAACTTGCTCTCTCTTGCAAG GTACATGCAGTTACCTGTACAGTTCTGTCAGTTCAGAGACCCAATTTTGGGGACACAATGTAATGGAAGGCCTCCTTTTCATGTGCAATTGAAATCCAGAGGGACAGGTGTCATTCTTGAATGG GTTTGCACTCACGGCCACACAGTTTGGCACTGGAATTCCCAGCCAGTCCTAAAATTTGGCATGCAAGGAGGCGATTTCATGCTTTCAACCAACATTCTTCTCTCTGGCAACAACCACAGAAAAATCCATCTCCTCTTCAATTTTATGTGTATGGGAATGGTGTCTGAGAGTACATTTTTTGCCATACAGTCTGAATACTGCCTAAAGCCTGTTGAGGAGTTTTGGGAAGAGAGTAGAGAGAGGGTGTTGAACAGGCTTCGACAAAAGACTGAAGTAGTTGTACTTG GTGATGGCAGAATGGACTCCCCAG GTCACTGTGCACAATATTGTACGTACACTATGATTGAGCTTGAGACTCGTGATATTGTGCACATTGTGAGCGAGGACAAAAGGAAGTGTGGGAGGAATTCCGTCATCTTGGAGAAAGTCTGTTTTGAAAGTACAATGGACTGCCTTCTCAACGAAATCCCTATCAAAGAAGTAGTGACGGATGCTCACAGACAAATATCTGCCTTGCTCG ACCCAGTACGTGGAAAATACAAGGATTGGTCTTTAACTCATTCGCTGGATGTTTGGCATGCTTCAAAAAATCTTGGGAGGAAGCTCCGCGAA GCAGCAAAAGGCAAGGAAAATTCTGTGCTGATGCATTGGGTCAAGGATATTGTGAACCATTTCTGGTATTGCTGTCAGCATGCAACAACTGTAGAGCAGTTTAAG CTGCTGTGGCATGGTGTACTACATCATGTACGCAATGAACACACATGGGCCACAGGGTTCTGTGAGCATGAGCCATTGGATGACAGCAGTCGAGAAAAGCCATGGATACAGCAAG GTTCTGCTGCTCACCAGACCCTAACTGCCATTGTTTTGAACAAACGCTGGCTGAAAGATGTCAAAAAGTACATTACATTCAG GACTACCTCAGATTTAGAGAGTTTTCAGAACCATATTCTGATGTATGCAGGGAAGCGCTTTGCCTACAAGTACAAAGTGTACAGAACCAGGGTTTTTCTTGCAGCAATTGATTACAACTACCACAATGGCCGCGAGCATAGACGCAACAGAAAAGgagaaaaaat TTACAGAAGGTACTACAACAAGAAGTTGAAAAACTGGAGTGTGCATGTTACAAAAGAGGCCAAGACGTATGCCTACATTCCCGACCTTCAGAAGGCAATTTTCAGGAAAAGATTAGAAAGTGGGTCAGGCATTCCTCGAAGAAGAACTCTTTCTCAAGATGACCCTGAGCGCCTTGGGCTGGTTGGCACAGCAGAGACACCACCCCCCACTGCTGAACTTGTGGCAAGACACATTTCTCGTGGAGCAATGGCTCTAGTAATGGAAGactaa